Proteins co-encoded in one Salvia splendens isolate huo1 chromosome 4, SspV2, whole genome shotgun sequence genomic window:
- the LOC121799186 gene encoding protein NRT1/ PTR FAMILY 5.6-like → MEIDQSKNEESSQDKWVYDSCVDHKGRIPVRASTGAWKASVFIIVIEFSERLSYFGLATSLIIYLTKVLHYDIKTAAKSVNYWSGVTTLMPLFGGFLADSYLGRFSTVLLSSIVYLLGLIVLTMSRVVPALWPCGAAAPCSEPRKIHEVFFFLAIYCISVGTGGHKPSLESFGADQFDEDHPVERLHKMSFFNWWNSGLCCGLLLGVTVVVYVQDHVSWAAADLILTAVMALSILIFCLGRPRYRFRKPAGSPLTPLCRVAIAAFRKRRLAADQLHEAAKLDKGRQLFHTDKLRFLDKAAIVEAEKQSPWRLATVTEVEEMKLMINMIPIWITTLPFGICVAQSSTFFIKQSTTLDRSIAGGKFTIPPASTYALAAIGMIAAVVVYDKILVPFFRRVTGNERGINILPRIGIGMCFTALSMVVAAAVERKRLKSDSNSMSVFWLAPQFLIIGVGDGFALVGLQEYFYDQVPDSMRSLGIALYLSVIGAANFLSSLLITVVDRVTEKGGKSWFGKDLNSSRLDYFYLLLAGITTANLAVYAFVVSRYSYKNVRKTTVGVDDFYDADARNMA, encoded by the exons ATGGAGATAGATCAAAGTAAAAACGAAGAATCATCACAAGATAAATGGGTTTACGATTCTTGTGTTGATCATAAAGGAAGAATTCCTGTTCGAGCTTCCACCGGCGCATGGAAAGCTTCTGTTTTCATTATAG TGATTGAGTTCAGTGAGAGGCTAAGCTACTTCGGTTTGGCAACAAGCTTGATCATATATCTGACAAAGGTGCTTCACTACGACATCAAAACTGCTGCAAAAAGCGTCAACTATTGGTCCGGCGTGACTACGCTCATGCCCCTTTTCGGCGGCTTTCTCGCCGATTCCTACCTCGGCAGATTCTCCACTGTTCTACTTTCCTCCATCGTCTATCTCCTG ggGTTGATTGTCTTAACAATGTCGCGAGTGGTCCCGGCGTTGTGGCCCTGCGGGGCCGCAGCGCCGTGCAGCGAGCCAAGGAAGATCCATGAGGTGTTTTTCTTCCTGGCGATCTACTGCATCTCGGTGGGCACGGGCGGCCACAAGCCCTCTCTGGAGAGCTTCGGGGCAGACCAGTTCGACGAGGACCACCCGGTGGAGCGCCTCCACAAGATGTCCTTCTTCAACTGGTGGAACTCTGGCCTCTGCTGCGGCCTTCTCCTCGGCGTCACTGTCGTGGTCTACGTCCAGGACCACGTCAGCTGGGCCGCCGCCGACCTCATCCTCACGGCCGTCATGGCCTTGTCTATTTTGATATTCTGCCTGGGACGGCCCCGCTACCGGTTCAGGAAGCCGGCCGGGAGCCCCCTGACGCCACTCTGCCGCGTGGCCATCGCGGCGTTCAGGAAGCGGCGCCTGGCGGCGGACCAGCTCCACGAGGCCGCGAAATTGGACAAGGGGCGGCAGCTGTTTCACACGGATAAGCTGAGGTTCCTCGACAAGGCCGCCATCGTGGAGGCGGAGAAGCAGAGCCCGTGGCGGCTGGCGACGGTGACggaggtggaggagatgaaattGATGATCAACATGATCCCGATCTGGATCACCACGCTCCCCTTCGGAATCTGCGTGGCGCAGAGCTCCACCTTCTTCATCAAACAGAGCACCACGCTGGATCGCTCAATCGCCGGCGGCAAATTCACCATCCCGCCGGCGTCCACGTACGCGCTGGCCGCGATCGGGATGATCGCGGCCGTGGTTGTATACGACAAAATCCTGGTCCCGTTTTTCCGGAGGGTGACGGGGAACGAGAGGGGGATCAACATTCTGCCtcggatcgggatcgggatgtGCTTCACAGCGTTGTCaatggtggtggcggcggcggtggagagGAAGAGGCTGAAATCGGATTCTAATTCGATGAGCGTGTTCTGGCTGGCGCCGCAGTTTCTGATCATCGGGGTTGGGGATGGATTTGCGCTGGTGGGATTGCAGGAGTATTTTTACGATCAAGTGCCGGATTCGATGAGGAGTTTGGGGATTGCGCTGTATTTGAGTGTGATCGGGGCGGCCAATTTTTTGAGCAGCCTATTGATCACGGTGGTTGATCGTGTGACGGAGAAGGGCGGGAAGAGCTGGTTTGGGAAGGATTTAAATAGTAGCCGTTTGGATTACTTCTACTTGTTGCTGGCCGGGATTACGACGGCCAACCTCGCCGTTTATGCCTTTGTTGTCAGTCGTTATTCTTACAAGAATGTGAGGAAGACCACGGTTGGTGTCGATGATTTCTACGACGCCGACGCTAGGAATATGGCTTAG